A genomic stretch from Mastacembelus armatus chromosome 12, fMasArm1.2, whole genome shotgun sequence includes:
- the st6galnac6 gene encoding alpha-N-acetylgalactosaminide alpha-2,6-sialyltransferase 6, producing the protein MGLRVSGKGQQSHRMVIFAAIFVLMTVLILYNSNNGNDAPYAPFHVATNHSLKTTDLKKWSGKDGYVPVYGNKNMTLHCHNCALVTSSSHVLGTQAGEEIDHTECVIRMNDAPTLGYETDVGNRTSLRVVAHSSVFRVVRRPNEFLHRTDSNPVIIFWGPPNKIGKDAKGTLYRLIQRVSMTYSNLSCFTITPSKMRRFDGLFHRETGRDRQKSHSWLSTGWFTMVIAIEICDNIKVYGMVPPNYCGRKSASKKMPYHYYKPRGPDECVTYLQNESGRRGNHHRFITEKQVFARWAKQYNITFTHPKW; encoded by the exons ATGGGGCTCAGGGTCAGTGGGAAG GGCCAACAGAGCCACAGGATGGTGATCTTTGCGGCCATCTTCGTCCTGATGACAGTCCTTATCCTGTACAACTCCAACAATGGCAATGATGCCCCCTACGCTCCCTTCCACGTGGCTACAAACCACTCTCTCAAGACCACAGATTTGAAGAAGTGGTCTGGGAAAGACGGTTATGTTCCAGTTTATGGCAACAAG AATATGACGCTACACTGTCATAACTGTGCGCTGGTGACAAGCTCCAGTCATGTCCTGGGGACTCAAGCAGGGGAAGAGATTGACCATACAGAGTGCGTGATTCGCATGAACGATGCCCCCACATTGGGGTATGAGACTGATGTAGGCAATCGGACCTCTCTGAGGGTTGTAGCCCACTCCAGTGTGTTCAGGGTGGTCCGAAGGCCTAATGAGTTCTTACACCGCACAGACAGCAACCCTGTGATTATCTTCTGGGGACCTCCAAACAAGATTGGGAAGGATGCCAAAGGAACCTTGTACAGACTGATCCAGAGAGTGAGCATGACCTACAGTAACTTGTCTTGTTTCACCATCACACCAAGCAAGATGCGCAGATTTGATGGTCTGTTTCATAGAGAGACAGGACGAGATAG acAAAAGTCCCACTCATGGTTGAGCACAGGCTGGTTCACAATGGTCATAGCCATTGAGATCTGTGATAATATCAAAGTATATGGGATGGTTCCACCCAATTACTGTGG gagAAAATCTGCATCCAAGAAGATGCCCTACCACTACTACAAACCCAGGGGACCTGATGAATGTGTAACATACCTACAGAATGAGAGTGGACGAAGAGGGAACCACCATCGATTTATTACAGAGAAACAGGTGTTTGCACGCTGGGCAAAACAGTACAACATAACCTTTACTCATCCTAAATGGTAA